Part of the Phycodurus eques isolate BA_2022a chromosome 3, UOR_Pequ_1.1, whole genome shotgun sequence genome, ATTATTAACTCAGTTATTAATTTGgtgattctttcatgtaccacactttgagaatcacaaTATTTCAtcaaccatccattttgtatagaACCTTAAAAAGGCCTCTCTAATGCTTGGAAAATTGGCACTTCAAACCCATAGTTCTGAACTTAAAACGAtgtctgaagaaaaaaatcccccccaaaatagactcagtagtaattttaggtttgttttctgatgaatatattgaaagtctggatgtttagATAATATTGAGTGCAAATAGTGatgttagatacatttgagtaggcttgttttgtgaAAATCGATCCAGGATTCTGTGCAACAgcgacaaaatataaaatatgagtcAATCCTTTGTCCACACCGGCTATGCAGCGAATTCGGTCTCTGGTTCCGTCGCTGATGTCACACTAAGTCTTAGTGACTAAGACATGGTGGCGTAGCGATTTTGGCGATGAAAAATGGGCGTTCctagttatttaccaattgtgCCAAAACGGATTGATATTCATCAGAAATTAcggccagtttcattttcttgagcaaaaaatacttgttagtgaaatataggCAATCTGGAGGCTATATGTCCTTTATCCTTAGTATGGTAGTGGGTGATCTTAAACATGACCAAGTCCAGGCTGTATGAGTGTTTAGACTTGTGGCTCTTTTTGAAAACAGGTCATCAACAATGGGGGAaattactccatccatccattttccttaccgcttatcctcacaaaatTAGTTAGACCGTGTTAATGGCTAACCTTCATTTACAAAAAACTGGGCCAGGAGTGACGACAGCTGGATGGCGTGAGGCAAGTGAGGAAAGCTCTTTCTGCTGTCCCACTGAAAACGGTTGACCTCTGGGTGCCACTGCACCCCATAGAAGGGGTATTTCTTGCCTGCAATTAGAACACATGAATATATTGTTTGTAGAGCTTTACATTCAAAACATGGACAAAAATATCGGGACACGTGGGCATTCCACCTACAAGAAGTGACAGTGGAAGAAAACAGGAGCTCCACGAGCCGTAGTATGGTGgttcacaaaataatttgcaatgatTTATGCCGTAACTTTTAAAAAACTGCACACCTAAATATGGGGATCGGCGCCCCAATGTACTAATGAAATCAATAACACCTTAGCTTTGTCCCAATTAAATGAGCTAATATGATTGTGacagccatccattcatccattttcttcactgcttatcctcacgagggtcgcgggctgctggcgcctatcccagctatcttccggcaagaggcagggtaaaccctgaaccggtcgccagacaatcgcagggcacatagaaacaaactatcattcgCGCATACATTCATAtatacaggcaatttagagtttccaattaacctaccatgcatgtttttgggatgtgggaggaaaccggagtgcccagagaaaacccacgcaggcacggggagaacatgcaaactccacacaggcggggccggggattgaaccccggtcctcagaactgtgagacagatgtgctaaccagtcgctcaccgtgccggctgaTTGTGACATATGtatcataaataaatatgacaacCCTGCATTTTCTTTGACAAAAGCCAAATTTTGTTGTTTATAGaggaaaaaaggcatttttttccagaatgaaaGGCATAAaatttggagaataaagatggattttttgaaattcacttaaTATAACTTTATTCCCTTGTTGAACTTttactttaatatcataatattatgactttattatgGAAAATACCACTTATTGCTTATTTCTTATTCGGACTTTTTGTCCAGACAGAATACACCTTTGTTCTTGTTACGATTACCACTgctttcttgaaaaatatgactttattctcccaaaatattttttttctcaaaataacatgattttttttttttttaatcagaacaTTATAAGTTTTTGTGGGCATATCACACTTTTGTGCGCATGAAAAAAGGTGGTGAGCTCAAGTTCATCCATatcaaactcatccaagcatgcctttatggaccGTTCTCTGTGCAATCGGGCACAGAAAAGCGCCTTCTCCATACTCTCAACACTCTCTCAAGTCGATTATAATGCGATGAAAGCCGGttgaagtcgattaatcgatgatgtcattgacaTTCTTTTTCGCACAGTACAACGGTCCTCTGTACATTGGCCGATTGGAAGACACGCTGGCAAAAACGCAATTAGCCattagtcgacttcaagctTAAAACGTCGACGCAGAGTCGTAAAGTCGACTCGTCGGGTCAACCACTATCTGGGTaagattattaattttttacaaACCTTCGATGGTTGAGATGAAGCTTACTCCATTTTCACCAACATTTGTAGAGATCAGGTAGAAGAAATCCTGCAGCTGTAAGTTTTGCTTGAAGGCCTGGGAACAACATATTAACAACACTCGTTAAGTAAACATAAAGTAAGTAACATAAATTGaagaatgttttatttgacaACAGCTAGAGAGTTTTGGTCTACTTTCAATGTGAGTCCATAGTGGTGAAAATGACCAGTGAGAGGTTCTTTTTGCAAAGCCTTCATCAGCTCCTGAGGGAAGTCCGCAAACATGCGACTGGAGAAGGCCGCTGTGAGGGAAACAATTAAAAGACACTTCATTAGCTGCGGCTTTTTTGAGATGCAGTCAGTGGTGCGGAATTGCATGCCATCGTACTGAGAGGTTTTTCTCATACTTGTACGAGCTTCTTGAGCAACATTACACGGGCCGAAGTGTGAAGGCACGCAGCTCTGTATCACCGCAAAAGCCATCCACAACAGCCATCACATGTCGTGCATACAGACTAGTATATGAACTGTTGCCCTCTGGCAGGAACTTCAGAGTGCCATGCTACAAATTGATTtagaaataaactgattaagAAATAAATGTATCCCCTCACCTCGTGTCTATAAAAGTACACAACAGTGGTACCTCATTTGCTACAACTCCCTtgtaattttgcattttgttttggacCTAGAGTACATTCATTACAGTCTTAAAGTTATAATTAGCATTTCAACTTTATACAGTTatgatttttcaaattaaattagatttttgcatTCATTCTTAGTAATATAAGTATTAAAATGATCagtttattcaaaatatatcgtttttttaaagtattcatttagatagatttttcttttttttttcttttaacaaactATCCATTTATGTACTTAATTATTGTCAATGTTAAAACGTTATACAAACGGAACACATTTGTTGATTAAAACTACATatcaacacatttttatttaaaaaaacattaatttatttaccccgcgacccgagtgaggataaccggaacggaagatgaatgaatgaataatttattcacatttatttgaactttttgttattttttaaaataaaaaaaaatatatgtatttaaccTACTTACAACCATTCAATACAATTTGTACAACTTTAAATACCGATTACCTAAACTTCTGACATTATTTACAAATACAACATGTTGCAACTTCTTATAATTGCATGTGTGCAGTTGAAATGCAACATATAGCCACATTATTGTAGCATTGTTGTGTTGTCCACTCTTTTAATTGCTTAGTATATTCTTGACTTACTATGGCTGGATACATGAAAATAGGAATAATAAACGatgttcaatgaaaatgtatctgaACGTATAAATCAAAACTAAGCATAATTATCTTTATGCAGCTTTAGTTGGATGTCATTACAGTAGTGTtgaagtgtacctaatgtgtcCACTAAGTGTACAAATGGTAAGAATTGTGGTAAGTTTTTCTCTGCTTCCACTAAGTGGTAGGATGCAGTACTACTATTTAACACATAAACACACCTtggatcagaaaaaaaatgaattggaggacaatttaagcagcaacatttttgaaaaattgactatttattttatatgttttgttacattttcaagaaaaaaaataatggtaaTCAACCATTATATTATTTGATTAAACCAGCTCAACCATCaacggtacaatttatttatattcatatttgtCACTTCATATATTTTTGCTGCATTCGGCGCAATCCTATCACAGATAGAACAGTTCATTGCTGAGTAATGAATTAAAAGGCAAGTGAAAGAAATTGCATTTAACAATGAcccatagacaaacaaccattcacacctacggacgaTTTGGAATCTTCAACaaacctaacatgtttttgaaCCGTGGGAAGAAACTAGAGCTGAGAGTCGAACCCCATACCTCAgcactgcgaggcagatgtgctaacccatTAGACATACAATAAGACAAATAAGTGACAAACCTCGTGTTAAGTTGAGAGGCAAGGCCACGTTCTCAGCCGTGGCTTTGGTCAAGAAATTATGGCCGGACACCAGGACAGTGAGCAGCTGCATGCCCAAGCACGTACCCCACACTGGGAAGTGGTCTCCTGCCTCATTAGCCTGTAGTGCGCACATTTGACAACCATTATCATTTTCAAAAGAGGTGGTTTAAAGAGTGAAAGCATTCCCCCCTAATCATAAAGACTCTAAGAACTGTCATAATGTCTGTTCTTGGGGAAAAAAGCTCAAAAGACAGACAATTACCGGTAATACAATATTTTCAAAAGTCACAGTATTAGGTACACTTTTCTGCATCTAAAAGGACAGTTTGCACTTTTACAAAGATGAATtcccacttttgattgacactgtcagagaggtattagcTATAACGTAAATTAATACCaatcgaacattttcagaattacagtaagtattaTTATGTTCTGAGTATTATGATCCAATACAGttgttgtattggatctcattagattgtgcaggtgtacctaatgttgtcaATGTATTTTGTCATTAGATCTGATCAGCGGTGGCAAAGGTACTCACTCTTTGTACTTAGCATGGATAtgaaaggtctacacacccctgttttgttcaaatgtcaggtttttagTGATATAAAGTGAGACCTAGATAAATCATTACAAAACGTTTTCTACCATTAATTtggcctataacctgtacaaaaatgtttcttgtttttttttttgctttctagcagaagcctaaatgttttgtgttgagtTTCCACCTTTTCTAAGGCCCCCTTCAGTGTAGATATGGTGGGTTTTtgctgatgagcagtgttgtatATTTGCCAAGCACACCTTTTGGAATTACAGTCAAATAgtaaccttggtttcattggagcattacaaaatctcccaaatatATGATGGAAAATAtgttatggtccaatgaaaccaaagCTGAAttgactgttaaaaaaaaaaaaaaaaaaaaactttgctagAAGTAGAATTATTGATTCAGCTCCTTTACTAAAGTAAAACAGTACGGaatttgaaatgtacttaactacaaaagcaaaaacaggtttttttttttacagtcaatTGTATGTGCTATACGCACACAATATAgcttccctcttttattaacttctACTGTGCTTGTAGCCTACTGagaagtacattttaaaaaacactgcaAACGCTATCAAAAcctgttcccatagctttgaaTTATCTTAACGAAGGCCATGTATGCAGGAATATTGCTTCTCAGAATGGTTTGCATTATATTccttaatgctccctggttcatgtTCTTTCATGTTGCTGCTGTCCCTATTCTTTTCTCCAGGATCtcactcaatcaatcaatcacggGCTCCCTCTGATACATCGGtacaagatctcaatcaattaaGATTTCAATCGCAGTTGCCCCTTTCTCCCTCTAGTATTTGTCTTTATCTACATTGTGTTGTGATCTGGAGGATGAAAAACAGTACCCCGACTATTTTGACAGTAaggagtacaaaaaaaagagatatctgttttcaaatgtaggaagTAAAAGGTCATAAAGTAAAGTACGGATACcttaaaaatctacttaagtgcaCTAACGAAGCATTTGTACTTTGTTCCTTCCCACCATTCCCTGAATATTGTCAGTTTAGAGGTAAGACACTATGAAAATATCGCTTCCAGTTCAGTACGCTACTAACCTTCAGAGCAAGCTGATAAAAAATCTTTGACACTCTTGCAAAGTCAGATGTCTCAAGATTGGAGGCTCCACCGATGAGTAAGAGCCTGAAACACAAATCACGAGTCAGCGCCCGAGACGGATCACTGCTGATGTAGTTAATGTTTGCTTACCCATTTATCCTGCTAAAGATGTTTTCATACTCAGCAGTGGTAAGAGTCAGTCTGCGTGGGTGAAGATGAAGAGAAAAATTGAATAgtttcaaatattattttaatggcCACAAATGTTCACAACTGACCTGATCGGCATCACTCGGCTGCCCGCCGACTCAATGTACTTGACGTAGGAGGCAGGTATGTATGTGCTCCCATATTGTTTCATCACTTCATCTGAAACAATCTGAGTCAGAATACCTGCAAGGACACGAGAGGCAGCGCAAAAATCAAGTCTAGTAGACCTCCGCATACTCACGGTTCGGCCTATTcgcagaattattttttcaaaattttaaagaattgtttccAATATTGtccctttttcttcctctttgctgttgtttgggggggggggggaccagcCACGAACAGACTTATTGGCagtttatccccgcttattcaagatttttttttcagtgcaataATAATGGGCaatgggcatcaattatctgcaaatgtttgctataaattttgaattttaatttgaataccactgcgactggctggcgaccagctcagtgTGTACCTCGCTTCTCgcccgcagtcagctgggatgggctccagcacacccgcga contains:
- the LOC133399929 gene encoding gamma-glutamyl hydrolase, whose translation is MRLCSFLCVLFICGCLSSYQAKLIRHKQNIVNDRPVIGILTQIVSDEVMKQYGSTYIPASYVKYIESAGSRVMPIRLTLTTAEYENIFSRINGLLLIGGASNLETSDFARVSKIFYQLALKANEAGDHFPVWGTCLGMQLLTVLVSGHNFLTKATAENVALPLNLTRAAFSSRMFADFPQELMKALQKEPLTGHFHHYGLTLKAFKQNLQLQDFFYLISTNVGENGVSFISTIEGKKYPFYGVQWHPEVNRFQWDSRKSFPHLPHAIQLSSLLAQFFVNEGRRSLHNFDDPKEEALTLIYNYTPVFAGNFSGYEQIYFF